Genomic window (Lycium barbarum isolate Lr01 chromosome 2, ASM1917538v2, whole genome shotgun sequence):
ACCATTAAACACCCCCCCCACGCCGCCCCTCAAAACCCCACTACCCTACCAACCCCATCTCTAATCAGAAAGGTtaaatatacccttgtactatcGAAAATAATTTTAATATGCGCCTTCTTATTCTTTCAGTTAGGCTTatgcacaaatcggttcaatccGAATTTCCAAATTGATTCGAAACAATTTGAataattcaatttggataatataattcgatttcgatttataaatgcaattgtaaaatattacggtttaacggttcggatacggTTGAAGCCATCAACCGAACCGATCCGAACAAACCAaatttatatgccactagtgactaatatgactaatttggtatatgtaatgtggtgttggaggatttgtatgcttgcacaagttgtcaagctcttgttttgttatttatatgctattatgcttgcaagtttatggttTTTCTTGGTTATAAGGTTGCAAATTTAGGATCTCACTATTTTTTGTTATATTTAccctaaaactgaaatgaaatagttacttgtttaaatttcgaataaaTCGAACAAATCGCTTTatgtaaccgaaccgaaataataaaaaacaaattgaattgaacctagaatggatcaAGTTTAGGTGAAAATTTTAGAAAGCcgaaattcgaaatttcaactcgatgatggccaaaatcgaaccgaaccgattcgtgcacagaCCTACTTTCAGTTCAATTATATTCCTCCCATTATATTACGGTCCAAATATACTCTTTTTATTATATTTTGGCACAAATTTTCCCCTAATTTTGACGGAGGAATACGCGCCAACCTCAGAATTAAATAGCTAACCCTCAATTTTAAATAACTGATTATCTTCAAAATCCACCCGTTTAATCCATCACCGACTCATTCCCTTCAATTTGAGTTCTTTTCTTTGGGGCTGTGGTATTTGATTATGAGCTTTTCACGTATACCTCAGTCAAAATTAAGATAAAGTTGTGAAAAAATATAATAAGGAGGGGTATATTGAACTATTTTTGATAGTATAGGGTATATTTGGCCATTTACCTTTAATCCAACATTAACACCCCGCTACCCCGTCAAACCCCACTACCCTAGCATTCCACCTCCCTAACCGAGGGAATAAAAAGACCTTCATATATCCTTCGATTTTCATACTCAGATCTACAAAATGAAACGGCAATTTAACGGCGGAGATACCGATTCCGTCAATTTGAACGGCGGTGATGAAttcaagaagatgaagaagaagcagGTTGTAGAGTTGCCGATGAAGCGCCAATTTGACGGTGACGAAACTAACGGTGACTTTAATAACAAGAAGATGAAGCAAGTTATAGAAGAGCCGTCATCGGAAGTGTTGTTAGATGAGAATCTACTCTACGAAGTTCTCAAACACGTGGACGGGCGCACGTTAGCAACGGCAGCGTGCGTTAGCAAGCAATGGAACCAAACGGCGTTAGATGAACGTCTTTGGGAACTGATCTGCACAAAAGACAGCCGTAACCAACAACAAACGCTACGCACCGTCGTACTCGCCCTCGGCGGTTTCCGGCGACTGTACTCTCTCTTTCTCTGGCCACTCTCCAAGCCGTCACCGTCACCGTCGCCGTCAGAGTTACCGTCGTCTTCCGCCTGGCCTTGCCTTCCACAGCCGCCGGCGCCGTCTGCTCCGCCGTTAAAATACGGCGGTACGAACACGAGATGGGGAAAAGATGAAGTCAATCTATCGTTATCGTTGCTATCGATTCGGTATTATGAGAAGATGAATTTCAAAGCTAATAAATCAACTTAAGTTGATATATGAGTATTCAATTTCGTAATTTTAACATTTTTATTATCCTGAATTTTTAGCTTATGGTTTGTGTTTTTACTGTATTGAATCATTTATGACTAGATCTGTTGGATCTATGTTGTATCATATGTATGCTTTTGATTTTCCAAAGCAGTTCATGTAAAATTCAGGCCTCATTAATATGTACTAATTGCTATGTGATAAGCATTAATCTTAATTGTGATTAATGATTTTACTTCTTAAAAAAAATGGTTTTAGGATAATCAGATAAATTTGTTGAAAATGGTTTTAGGATATATTCAATTTCGAAATTTAACATTTTTCAGCTTAAGATTTGTTTTTAATGTATTGAATCATTTATGCTTTAGATCTGTTAGATCTATAATATCTTATGTAGCATACGTATGCTTTTGATTTTCGAAGCAGTTGATGTAAAATTGAGGCCAGGTTAATATTAATTGCTATGTGATTAATTAGCATAATCTTAATTGGGAAGTTGGTTGTTTGGATGTGTGAGGAAGAAGGAAAAGGAGTGATTAGTAGTATGAAATATTTTGGGCAGAAACAAACAGATAAGAACAAAGAGGTGGCCACGCTTTCTGGCACTAATAATGGCTTTAGGGAAAAAGATAAGAAAATGACGAAAAAATTCGGCGTCACGTTCGAGATGATCTGTTGGCTCTTGGGATGTATTAATGGCGTGTTATTAAATTCATTTGGATTCAGCTGAGACTGGAATATAGGTATCATTTGGCACTTTGCCTGTTGTTTGGTTGTGTTAAGAAAAATCAGAATATTTCACCTTGTTATCCTATTTGAAAGTCGGTGCTTAAAGTTTGTCCCTTTTGTAAAATTTTACAAATATTGTTCTTTTTATAAATATTGATTCAGCTGTAGATTACtgtattttttttccttctaCAACAACTTGATGTACAAATTTGGATAGCTCACCACGCCAGAAAAATGGAGTAATTCTCCATCCAATCCATATTTTCCATCTGAAGTAAATCCAATGAAAAAAACCTCTCTCCTAGCCTCCCCTCTAAAGAGTGTGAGTGTGGTGGAATCCCTCCAAATTAGTGGAGAATCATGGTAACATCAAAGATGAGACATTCGTTGAATAATTAATGAAAAAAAAGTAGTACACAATTGAATAACACTGTCAAGATTTGTACATCTATAAAATTTGTGAACAGTTTAATAAAATAAGTAAAATGAAGACAAGTCTTTTTAGAGCCAATTTGgattggtttatttgcttataagctgttttcagcttttttgagtgtttgactggccagcttaaagtcattttgtgtttaaaataagctcaaaaaaataattgagcccatttgacttagcttatctaaagcagcttataagctgaaaacagcttatgagtcaaaaaaaataagttagactacccaacttatttttttagcttataagctgtttgcagcttataggcataagcccatccaaacaggctcttagtctgGTAAGATTTGGGAACAACGAACAACATATCGGCCGAACTTTTTATACAAAGTGATGCTCTGCCAAGTACTTATAAGTTATGAACAAGAAAAAATTTGGCTGTCCGCCACAATTTGTGAAATATTTAACAGGATAAGTAGAACGAAAATTAATGTAATTACCGTTATGCTTCACTAGCAAAACTTGTGAAAGCGTGCCGGGTGTGTATAATGCTAAGGTTATGTTTGCATAAATTTgttaaatgaaaataaaatttaaataatggTCTCTCTACTCCACAAAAGTAGGAGCTCCATTTGTGAGATCACACTGGATATATTCTTGTTTTGTCTCAAATGATTTTATTTGTGCAAATCACCCGAGAAAATCAGTCAAAAATTGGTTATGGGTTTTGCTGGAAAACTGGGAAGACTGGTTTTTGGGCTTTTGATTAGGATCCACTTCATAAAATTAAGGAATGTTTGCTAGGTAAACTACTACCTAGTGTATATTAGAACATGGCGATAGTTCCCATAAAATCTCCAAGTGTATCCGTTTGGTCATAAATATTACCAGTATCTACATATTTGAACTTCAACTAAAATATTGAAACACTGACTAACATGTACTCTTTAAGTACAGAAGTTCAGTAAAATATTGAAGTACTGACTAACATGTGCTCTTAAGTACAGAAGTCCAGTATATTAAGTTTCAAACGCCTATGTTTCTTAAAGAGAAAATAGTCAAATGGCCCCTCTacatatactcggattaattatgacgcattCAATTTTTGCGGGCGATCTATTACCTCCCggtcttatttttttttgtatttttgtacctTTTTTCGGCTGATGTGGCACAAAAAAAATTAGATGCCCAGTtacacagtggagagtgttgcacactctccgccacgtcactgccacattggaactttctaaattttattaaacaagtattaaaattttatttttaatatatcttttcataaatatatatatttttttaattaatttttcctttttttctatcTCAGCCCCGCCAGCGAGCGGCCACTGCCGCAGCGACCCCCCTTCCTTCATCTCCTTCTCTCCACTCCTTGCACCACTGCGCCAATGACCCCTCCTCCCTTCCTTTGTCTCCTTCTCTCCCTCCCGCGCCACCACCACCACCGACGAGTGGCCACtgccccaccaccgccgccgccgAAAGTTggtgttttttaagaaaacagaAGAAGCAGCCCCGTGGAAGAGAAATTCTTGAACCCAAataggttgatttcttgaaaagatatgtatgattgatgatgaaattgaatgtgtgtgtgttaatggaggaagaaaatgggttgaatgtgtgtgtattaATCGAGGGAGAAAATGGGttagttgatttcttgaaaaaatatttatgattgatgaaaaaaattgaatgtgtgtgtgttaatggaggaagaaaatgggttgaatgtgtgtgtgttaatcgaggaagaaaatgggttagttgatttcttgaaaaaatatttatgattgatgaaaagaaattgaatgtgtgtgtgttaatggaggaagaaaatggattgaatgtgtgtgctaatggagaaagaaaattggttgaatgtgtgtgtgtgtgttaatggaggaagaaaatgggttgaatgtgtgtgtgtgttaatggaggaagaaaatgggttgaatgtgtgtgtgtgtgttaatggagaaagaaaatgggttgaatgtgtgtatgttaatggaggaagaatatgaGTTGATTGATTtgttgaaatgaagaagaagaagaagaagaagaagaagaagaagataaaattaatggagggtttaatggttaattagaggttaattagtgtaaatataattaataaaagaaaaatcaaatgaaaaaagaaaggaaaagtggcACCAATGTGGCAGAGACGTGGCGCCGATGTgacggagagtgtgcaacactctccactgtgcaactgggcatctaattttttttttgtgtcacgTCATCAGAAAAAAGGtacaaaaatacataaaaaataaggCCGGGGGATAATAGATTGAAAGCAAAGATTGGAtgtatcataattaatccgagtatacgttgaggggacatttgactattttctctttcttaaagaaaaaaaaaatcaaccaaATATTCTAGACACAGACTAAAGTATTTCAAAAGAAATAACTGGCTTTTACTCACATATTTCCAAATGAAGTTTGTGTTCAAATACAACTCCGAACTCACAAGAATTTCTTTTTGACTTCAATTACAAATACCCCTGTGTTTATGGTATGTTGAAGTGTCACAGGCCTTAGTTAAAATGTCCAAGTGAAATTTCTGAACAAGTTTAGGGACCttattaagccaaaaaaaataaaaattgcccTCGTGCTCAAAACATGTCTGAAAATAAGGAGTAAAATTTATACATCAAGACAATCCCAGAATTCACTAGACTTTTCAGAGGTCGGAAAATCAAACTTGGTTTTCCATCACATGTATAAATTGAACAATTGCACTTCAGTTTTTGACTCGATTCGAATCCTATTTTGAATCGAAGACAGCTGAAGACTGTAACCAAATTGGTTGTTGACTTTTCTAAATCTGCTATACCTGCCTTGATGCACAAGAACTGACTCAATAATACTTTAAAATATCTGCCTATACCTGCCTTGATCACTGGGTACATAATTAGACCGAATGAATTAACTTTGTTAAATTAGAAGCCGACTGGGTGATCTTTATTTTGGTTGGCCACCCACCTTTTTCCCCTTTTTCCTCATTCGTTTTTGTGTGCTCCTGACGAAAAATCAtccattgaaggaaaaattatggGCGTTAAATGGTTGTATGGGGTTAAATTTAAATTGGTCAAAATGGATTGAGTTAACAAATAGACGGGTAATTAACCCACCAAATGCTATTAGTTCTTAAATGGATTGGGACAAAACGGGCTAAACAATCCGTCATAATCCAACTCATCCAACTCTTATCAAGTTTTAATTTCATTGTTTCTTTTcttataattttttaaattataaattaaagTAAAGTTTATTACCCTTTATGATGGTTATATCTAagatataaaagaaaaaatataaataatggaCAAGGTTTCTCATGGTCAATTTGGACGACACATTTAGTCAAAATCAACTCAAATGGAATAAGGTGGGACCGTCAAAATAGACTGAGCTAATAAATGGACGGGTCAAAACTGATCACTGAGCTAACAAATGAACGAGTTAATAGACGAGTCATGTTTTTATCATTTCATCGACTAATTTTACCACCTctaagaaaatgaagaaaaaaaaaagataccatTAAGGAACCTGTAGCTATTCATAGTACCTATTTATGTCCAATTTCTTAAGGAGGATCTAGTGGGCAGGTCAATTAGAGTTAACAATATAAAATACCCAATTCCTATGCCCCAAAATGAAAGACCATATTGCATATTTGCATGCATGTTAGTGGTTGACGTAACCTATTACGCAGGCAAAAGATGGAAGAGAGAAAAAATGTCCACTGATTTTTTCCCCCCTAAATACGACTTCAACGTTAATTAACAATTCATGACTAACGAGAACCAAAATTGGACCAAAGAGTGCGAGAGTCCAATAGTTAAACTTCCAGGAAGTTACTTCTTCATTTATTCCATTCAAAAGAATTTGTTGATCAAATGCCTCTTATTTTCATGAACGTACCACTATAAATATAGAGCAAGGATACACCATATTTTCACACAGAACTACACAAATATAAGGAGTACGTACAAGCAAATCAGATAATTATCTCCAAATTCGAGCAAGCTTTTAATTGTTATTGCAACGTACCATAAAAAATGGCAAGAGGTCTCAAATATTTTGCAGTGTTGGTCGCAATTAATCTCTTATTCAGCTCTTCACTTTTCATTAACAGTGAGGCTCGTCCTCTCAATGCTGTTGTTGCTGCCAACGATAAATCCATGAGCAATTCGATAGAGAAAATTATTGATGAATTATATGTTAAGGCAATAAAGACAGGAGGGCCAAGTTCAAGAGGCGAAGGACATGCTTCAACTCTGGGAGGAATCAAGAATTCTGGACCTAGCCCTGGCGCGAACCATTAGTTTGCTGATTATTGATTTAAATTCATTACttgtaataattttttatttctttcatTCTTCTTTTCGTTTAGAATAAGTCGTAATAAAGTTTGTAAAATTCTTTTGTTTAATTGATTTTTGATTTTCATGAATAAGGCAGCCTTAGATAATACCAGGTGAAATACAATTGGTCTTGTATTACTTTTTTAGTAAAGCAGAACTTAGTCAAACTATAATATATATCCTCTTCAAAGGATACATATGTTACAAAGGTTACTAATTATTTTCTCCTATAATAATTCCCACGATGTTACAAGATTTACAATGATGTAGAGTTTCGAATTATCAATAGAACTAGTATATCGTGGGAATTATTATAGGGAAAAATAATTAGTAACCttataacacatatatatccttTGAAAAGGTTTTCCCCCTCAAAACTGTCCCGAATTCTCATTAACATATCTAAACTTTGCGGGGTTCTGTTACCCCGAATTACTTTAAAATGGAATTTATGCCACCTTAATGCAGAACAACCACATCTGAAGTACACGCGCGGAACCTGATTATTACATTTTCCTGTTTTTTTTTCGtctccttttctttcttcctGGTTCCTTCTTCCAATTCTCGATCCATTATAAGATGAAAAAAACCCACCATTGCCACTGAGCTCAATTTTCAGCGCCATTTCACAACCAGTTCTACTATTTCATAACTCCAACAACCTTTGAATCACACTAGGAGGAATTGATGCTCTTCTTCCTTTAATAATCACTTTTAGCTTTTGACGGATGGTTTTTCCTTAAATCTTAAATGGGTTTATTTTATCTTTGTATCCGTTCAAATTTTTATTGCTTGTCTATGTTTACGTTCACATCTGATGCCTTCAGTCACCATCTTCCACCCATACATCTTACATTTCATTTTCACCGTCCACCGCAACAACGTAGCTCCGCCGCCTTCACATTCAAGAAGCTCACCTCGTTAAAAACCCTCTCCCCATACCCACTTTTAGTTAAGACTTAAGACCTTCCGTTCGATGTTCAGGTCACGGTTTAATTCCGATCGTGGTACTATTTTTTATCCAAGTACAGTGTGGGattgtttttcttcttcttctggtATTACCCTAAAGAAAGTGGGTTTACTTTACCAAACAGCCACACTTTGAAATCTGGGGAGAAATTATATAAGACTCTGGGGATAAGGGGATGGGGATGACGGCTATGGTTGAGTTAGAAAGATTAGAAAGGGTTAGAGAAAATGTGAATctaattaagagcctgtttggatgggcttatgcctataagctgttttcagcttataagctgctttagaaaagctaagttaaatggacccaattatttttttgagcttattttaagcacaaaatgactttaagctgaccaaccaaacattcaaagaagctgaaaacagcttataagcaacttataagccaatccaaacgggctctaagtgttGTTAATTACATAATTTCCAACTAAAAATTGACACTTATACATATTTCAGAATTTTTAAGTAATTTTGTGCCTTTCACTTGCTTTAAAGAGAGTGAACTCACCTTCTCTGCCACATCATCATTTAAGGTGGCATAAATTCATTTTAAATTAGTTTAGGGGTAATAAAACCTCCGCAAAGTTTAGGTGCGTTATTGAGAATTCAGAACAAGTTTGAGGGGGTATTTATGCATTTTCCCTAATATAATTAAgcaaataaatatattttttattaacaatttaagcttttagatgaaatGGTAATACATTTCAATTTAGATGCGGTGACAACATTTACACAGAGAtgtaatcaaaaaaaaaaaaaaaaagagttttcaaACTAAGAGAAGATTAAGTGGATAATATCCCCCAAGTGACGGAAGCACGGTAGACAGATAGAGATAAATATTCGCTGGCTAATTTTTCCTCAGAGAATTGGGGTCAACACACAGTCAGCAATATTCAATCTTAATCCCTTCCGTTTATCCGTTCAAATGTTCATGTAAAAAGAACAAAATGGACTTAAACTAATCACAGGTAATAGAGCATGGTTCAATGGGTACTTTAACTAAATTCAGCATTTTTGATACAGAAGGGATATACATGTAAAAagttttttaaattaaatttaacaaaattTAATTTTCAAATTCAAACGAACAAGGAATTTAATGATAAAAACCTTAAAAGTGAACCCATGCATCACATTTAAATTAATCCTGGATCAGCCTTTACCAGTTATTAAAGCAATCATGGGCAAGAGTATATATATTTTCCGAGTGTCTACATCTATTGAGGGAGGAGTGATCGATGTGTTGTTTATCTCATTGTATAATTTTGGACGATGGCTTAAGGTTCATTTCTTCACTAGATTTAAGCATTTGAATTTGACTATCCCAAAATCACTGGAATTCTAATAAGTTGGGAAATCGAAATTGGCTATTGAAATGACTTTTAAGCAGCGACCGATGGAATAATATATTCATTACGTGATTAAAATTGAACAATTGCACTTCACTTTTTGACTTAAGCACATTTAGCAAGATTCTGCATCGAATGACTGCCGTGCCAAACAAGGACAATTCGAAGGAAATATTCTTCTTAAGTATTTTCATGAATACTATTCGAAACAATTTCCAGTCGAAGGGATAATAAGAAAACAACGAGATTTCATTAAGGAAATTTCACCAATTTATCCAATTTTTTAGAGTCTCGGAGGAATCAGTGGACAGGTCAATAAGAGGTAACAGTACAGTATAACATATTAtacacc
Coding sequences:
- the LOC132627813 gene encoding F-box protein GID2, which gives rise to MKRQFNGGDTDSVNLNGGDEFKKMKKKQVVELPMKRQFDGDETNGDFNNKKMKQVIEEPSSEVLLDENLLYEVLKHVDGRTLATAACVSKQWNQTALDERLWELICTKDSRNQQQTLRTVVLALGGFRRLYSLFLWPLSKPSPSPSPSELPSSSAWPCLPQPPAPSAPPLKYGGTNTRWGKDEVNLSLSLLSIRYYEKMNFKANKST